One window of the Paraburkholderia sp. PGU19 genome contains the following:
- a CDS encoding MDR family MFS transporter yields MSTHPQTKRHLVIAAVMASMAMVAIEATIVSTAMPQIVTQLGGLRLYSWVFSSFLLAQTAMTVVFGKLADLYGRKPTVLVGIVIFLIGSIGAGFAWSMPAMIVFRLIQGIGAGAIQPVTLTIVGDLYPARERGKIQGYLASVWAISAVIGPMAGGLLIRDLSWSWIFWINVPIGILAAFGFIKYLHEEKRHQRPSIDIMGAVLFTIAIGALMMALTDAGSENDARALFEVALCVVCGVLFVWHERRVPEPMISFKLWSHRPIAACNAATVLSGMALMGLTTFLPMYVQGVLHQSPVVAGLALTMVMLGWPSGATFTARSFHRLGLRRTMVGGSFFLPLGAIAFALLQPDGSPVLAGVGSLVMGLGMGIVSVSSLILIQEIVQPLERGSATASNLFSRNLGSTLGAAIFGAVLNFGLSHYKGMAITSDQLRSLLDATPNAAQAALSSNDMVRAALHHSLHLTFLSIFVICVGAVLSVMMVPHIKLGGQPRETSAAAHLTEM; encoded by the coding sequence ATGTCGACTCATCCTCAGACGAAGCGTCATCTCGTCATCGCGGCGGTGATGGCATCGATGGCGATGGTGGCCATCGAAGCCACCATTGTCTCGACGGCCATGCCGCAGATCGTCACCCAACTAGGCGGCCTGCGTCTTTACAGTTGGGTCTTCTCATCGTTCCTGCTGGCGCAGACGGCGATGACCGTCGTGTTCGGCAAGCTCGCCGACCTGTACGGCCGCAAGCCGACTGTGCTGGTGGGCATCGTGATTTTCCTGATCGGCTCGATCGGCGCGGGCTTCGCGTGGTCGATGCCCGCGATGATCGTGTTCCGGCTGATTCAGGGCATAGGGGCGGGCGCGATCCAGCCGGTCACGCTGACCATCGTCGGCGATCTGTATCCGGCGCGCGAGCGCGGCAAAATTCAGGGCTATCTCGCGAGCGTCTGGGCGATTTCCGCAGTGATCGGCCCGATGGCGGGCGGCCTGCTGATCCGCGATCTGTCGTGGTCGTGGATTTTCTGGATCAACGTGCCGATCGGCATTCTGGCCGCGTTTGGCTTCATCAAATACCTGCACGAAGAGAAGCGTCATCAACGGCCGTCGATCGACATCATGGGCGCCGTGCTGTTCACCATCGCAATCGGTGCGTTGATGATGGCGCTCACGGACGCCGGCTCGGAAAACGATGCCCGCGCATTGTTCGAAGTCGCGCTGTGCGTGGTGTGCGGCGTGCTGTTCGTGTGGCATGAACGGCGCGTGCCGGAGCCGATGATCTCGTTCAAGCTGTGGAGCCATCGTCCCATTGCGGCGTGTAATGCGGCGACCGTGCTGTCGGGCATGGCGCTCATGGGTCTCACCACCTTCCTGCCGATGTACGTACAGGGCGTGCTGCATCAATCGCCCGTCGTCGCAGGTCTCGCGCTGACGATGGTAATGCTGGGCTGGCCGTCGGGCGCGACCTTCACCGCACGGTCGTTTCATCGACTCGGGCTGCGGCGCACGATGGTCGGCGGCAGTTTCTTCCTGCCGCTCGGCGCGATTGCGTTTGCGCTGCTGCAACCGGACGGCTCGCCCGTGCTGGCGGGCGTCGGTTCGCTCGTGATGGGGCTGGGCATGGGGATCGTGAGCGTCAGCTCGCTGATCCTGATCCAGGAGATCGTGCAGCCGCTAGAACGCGGCTCCGCGACGGCATCGAACCTGTTTTCGCGCAACCTGGGCAGCACGCTCGGCGCGGCGATTTTCGGCGCGGTGCTGAACTTCGGGTTGAGCCACTACAAGGGCATGGCGATCACGTCCGACCAGTTGCGCTCGCTGCTCGACGCGACGCCCAACGCTGCGCAAGCGGCGCTGTCGAGCAACGACATGGTGCGCGCAGCGCTGCATCACTCGCTGCATCTGACGTTCCTGTCGATCTTCGTGATCTGCGTGGGCGCGGTGCTGTCGGTGATGATGGTGCCGCACATCAAGCTCGGCGGACAGCCGCGCGAAACATCGGCGGCTGCGCATCTGACGGAGATGTGA
- a CDS encoding LysR family transcriptional regulator codes for MRPYLPLNALRAFESSARHLSFTRAALELNVTQAAVSQQVRMLEERLGATLFKRLPRGLAITDEGLALRPVLSDAFDRIEAVLRQFEGGHFHEVLTVGAVGTFAVGWLMPRLKAFHDAHPFIELRLLTNNNLVDLAAEGLDFAIRFGDGTWPGSRAQKLFDAPLSLLCTPEIAQRLQAPADLAGEKLLRSYRADDWANWFAAAGLAPRPVRGPVFDSSRLMVEAAMQGAGVALAPASMFERDLSMGRLARPFDIDVHAGSYWLTWQKAKPATPAMRAFSQWIVKEVEEGAASGDATGELGVRKTPASAQ; via the coding sequence ATGCGACCGTATCTTCCGCTGAACGCGCTGCGCGCCTTCGAATCGTCGGCCAGGCATCTGAGCTTCACACGCGCCGCGCTCGAACTGAATGTCACGCAGGCGGCCGTCAGCCAGCAGGTGCGCATGCTCGAAGAGCGCCTCGGCGCGACGCTCTTCAAGCGCCTGCCGCGCGGCCTCGCGATCACCGATGAAGGCCTCGCGCTGCGGCCCGTGCTCAGCGACGCGTTCGATCGCATCGAGGCCGTGTTGCGGCAGTTCGAAGGCGGGCATTTTCATGAGGTGCTGACGGTCGGCGCGGTGGGGACGTTCGCGGTCGGCTGGCTGATGCCGCGCCTGAAGGCGTTTCATGACGCGCATCCGTTCATCGAGTTGCGTCTGCTGACCAACAACAATCTCGTCGATCTGGCCGCCGAAGGTCTCGACTTCGCGATCCGCTTCGGCGACGGCACCTGGCCCGGCTCGCGCGCGCAGAAGCTGTTCGATGCGCCGCTCTCGCTGCTGTGCACGCCGGAGATCGCGCAACGGCTTCAGGCGCCCGCCGATCTCGCCGGTGAAAAGCTGCTGCGCTCGTATCGCGCCGACGACTGGGCGAACTGGTTCGCGGCAGCGGGCCTTGCGCCGCGTCCCGTGCGCGGTCCCGTGTTCGATTCGTCGCGGCTGATGGTGGAGGCGGCCATGCAAGGCGCGGGCGTCGCGCTCGCGCCTGCTTCGATGTTCGAACGCGATCTGTCGATGGGACGTCTCGCGCGTCCTTTCGATATCGACGTGCACGCGGGCAGCTATTGGCTCACCTGGCAAAAGGCAAAGCCAGCGACGCCCGCGATGCGCGCGTTCAGTCAATGGATCGTGAAGGAAGTGGAGGAAGGCGCAGCGAGCGGCGATGCGACTGGTGAACTGGGCGTCAGAAAGACGCCTGCCTCAGCGCAATGA